The genomic DNA CTTCGGTCGGACGCTGCTGCACATCCCACCCCTCTGCAAGCTCAATCCCTTTTATGAAGAGCTGGTTGGACTGCGGTTCCGTGCCCTCTGCTATCTGGCGGACGAATGCGGTGAAGACGTTCGACCCTACTGCTAAGGGCGATCGTTATCCCAAAATTTCAGGTTTTTAGTTTTTCAAACTTCCATCCTTAAGTTTTAAAGATAGTTCCACTTGTGCAGGCGTAATGCCTGCCTTTTTTTTCGCAAATTTCGTGCAAGTCACTAATCGATCGTCGGTGTAAAGGGCAAACGGCTGTACATTCCCAGGGGATCGTTCAGGGATCGCAGGGTGTCCCAGTCTTCGCGAATCTGCTGAACCTTGACGCTCAGAGGATCGGTGAGGGTTTCCGTGGGCGGCAGGACACTGCTCAAAATCTGGCTGCTGAACTGGGAGAGAATCTGCTCTTCAAACGATCGCCGACGCGGGTATTCCTCAACCTGCCAGTTTTCCCCCAGCTTGGCGGCTTTAGCGGCTGCCTGAATCGCGTCTTCGATGCCGCCGATCTCATCTACTAGTCCTACCTGCTTGGCATCAGCTCCCGACCAGACCCGTCCCTGGGCAATTTCGGCGACTTTTTGTTTGGGGATCGATCGGGTATCGGCAACCAGAGTGATAAAGCGATCGTACAGGCGGTTTACCACTCCCTGAAGTACGCGCAGTTCCTCCGGGGTTTTGGGGCGGGCGATCGTATCGAGATCAGCAAATCGTCCGGTCTTGACGCTGTCCCAGGTAATGCCGTTGGTGTTAGCGATCTTCTGGAAATTGGGCAGTACACCAAAGACGCCGATCGATCCCGTCACCGTTGTTGGGGAGGCAAAGATCTGGTTGGCGTTGGTTGCGATCTGATAGCCACCCGATGCCGCATAGCTGCCCATTGACACAATCACGGGTTTTTTGTCGCGCAGCAGCTTCACCTCTCTGGCAATCAAATCTGATGCAGTTGCGCTTCCTCCCGGACTGTTAATCCGCAGCACCACTGCCTTAATATCCTCATCCTGACGAATATCCCGCAGCGTGGAAGACAGCCGATCGCCGCCAATGGTTCCTGCCCCGCCCCGTCCGCTTACAATGCTGCCCTCGGCGTATACCAGGGCAATGCGCTCTCCGCTCTGTCTTTCATTTCCTGCCGTCGCTTCAGCGTATTCGTCAATGTCAATCTGGCGGAACGAATCTCCCTCGGATTCCTTGGTAATTTTTCGCAGCTCGGCAGTCACTTCGTCATCGTATGCCAGACGATCGACCAGCTTGGCGGACTGTGCCTGTTCCGGCAACAAAATGCCCTGACGGTCGGCAATGGTCTGAAGCTGTTGAGGTGTCACCTTACGACTTTTTGCCGTGGTGGTGAGAAACTCACTCCACAGATCCGCCAGCAAGCTCTGGGTTTCGCTGCGGTTTTCTGGGCTAATAGCACTGCGAACAAAGGGTTCTACAGCAGACTTAAATTTGCCTGCGCGTAAGGGCTGTACTCCAATCCCGTATTTCTGGAGGGCTGCGCCGTAAAGGGTGGTTTCCGCGTTGAAGCCGTTGATCTCAAGCTGTCCAGAAGGATTCAGCAGAATCGTACTCGCCACCGATGCCAGATAATAGCCCCGCTCCGACCAGCCGGTATCGTCATACGCCACGATCGGCTTACCCGCATCGCGAAACTTCTGGAGTGCCTGCCGGACTTCCCGCAGAGTAGCGTAGCCGGAATCCAGTCCAACCGCTGGAATATCGCCCGACAGATAAATGCCCGCAATCCGATCGTCCTGTGCTGCCTGTTCAATCGTTGTTAGCACCGTTCGCAGCGGCACCGTCTGGGGCGATCGATTGCCGGAAATCGCCTCACTCAGGACATTACCTTCATCCTGCTGTCCGTCACTGATCGGCTGGGACAGGTTGAGCTTCAGGATAGAATCTTTTGCAACTTCGGGAGCGGCATCCCGTGAAAAAAAAGCCACCGCAAACAGCAGAGCCGTCAAACCGCCCACGCTCATCGCCGTAAACAGCGTCAGACCAACAACGGTGGCAAGTATTTGTTTGAGAAAATCGCGCATTGGAGAGGGAGAATCGGAAGAGGTGAAGAGAGCGCAGCCGCTATAGACAGGCAAAGCTGCTCATCTCAAGTTCTACTGTAAACCGTTCCTCCGGCGATCGTCTCTAACGTTTTCCTAGGGCATTTTCCCCAAATAGGATTTCAAGAAAATTGTTTTGGGAGATTTTTATCAGGATATTATTTCAGGACGTCTTCTCCACGTCTGCCTTCATCCGCTCCAGCGTCATGTGCATCTGGTCGAACATCTGCTGAGGGGTAACGCCAAACTGACCGAGCTGGGTTTTAAGCTGCTCGACAGTCATCTGTGCCATAAAATCTTCCGATAGCTCGAACCGCTTCATAAACACGCGGTAGCGATCCATCATTTCTTCCATCTTTTCGATGTAGAGCTTTTTGCCCTCGCGATCGAACTTGCCGTAGTCTGATCCTAGGCGCATCAGGGATTGGTAGTCCTCAAATAGATTTTTGGCTTCCTGCTGAACGATTTCAGAATCAAAGAATCCCATCGCTTCCCTTTACCGTGTTACGAAGGTGGTACGAATTTGTTAAACGATTTCTCAGCTAGTTTCATTCTACTGGAGTCGTCTAAGGAGAAAGAGATCGGATCTCTCTACCTGTTCGCTGCCGATTTCACTTGCCGATTCCACTTACTGTTTCCACTGAATATCTATTTCCGGTTAATGTCCACAGGAACAGTACCTGCAAAAAAAGGGAACCGATCGGCTCCCTCTAAGGATTTCTGAAAGATAGATTAAGAAACTAGGGTAACTAGAGGAGGAATTACATCAGACCCAGCTGGGACAGAATGCCCTGACCCGTCAAGAACTCAGTTGCAATTCCGATCACAAAGCCCAGCATTGCCAGACGACCATTCCAGGTTTCTGCGAACTGGGTAAAACCGAACTTAGTTTGCTGGCTTTCCATAGCGGTTTAGACCTCGCTTAAGATTCAACCTTGATGTCACCAAACTTAACATAACTTCAAGAAAAGCTGCAACTCTTAACAGATGTCAATCTCTGACCTCTTCCTTAAGAAAGGTTAGAGGTTAACAATAGGGAAGTCCTGGGGGTAGGGCGATCGGGTGGTCTGTGAGTGTTCGAGGTCTTGCAGCCCCCTAAATTCCTCACCAGTGGGGGACTTCTGACCCTTTGCGTAGCGATCGAGCCATTTCACAAACAGAAGAAATCCTATTCGGTCAACGATCGCCAAACCGCCGCCAGCCATGCCCTTTGTAGCCAAAGCTAAATCGGTTGGGATGCAAAATTTCCGCCAGGATCTCCAGAGAGTCTACCAAACGGGGTCCGGGACGATTGAAATACTGATTACCGTCCGTGACATAAACGCGATCGGTTTGCACAGCTCGCAGGGTTGCCCAATCCGGATGCTGCTGGAGGGTTCTGGCTTCCTGCACAGTGCGCTCAAGATCGAAACCACAGGGCATAATCACGATTGCCTCCGGATTTGCCTGGATCAGATCCTCCCACTTCAGCCAGGGGGAATGCTGCCCCACCGTGCCAAAGAGTGATTGTCCGCCCGCCAGGTTGACCAGTTCAGGAATCCAGTTACCCGCCGCCATCAGGGGTTCAATCCATTCAATGCAGGCAACCATTGGACGTTCTGCCGCTGAAAGCAGTCGAGTTTTCTCAACGCAAAAATCTATTCTCGTTTGCAGGTCAGCCGTTAACGCCACCGCCGAAATCCCAAACGCTGATGCCACGCGATCGAGGTCTGTCCAGAGTTCCGAGAGCCGATTGGGCTGGAGCGAAATAATCTGGGGTTGACTGCTTACCAGCGTCCCGACCGCCTGTTCCACATCCGCTAAGCTAACCGCACAAACTTCGCACTGCGCCTGGGTCAGAATATGCGTAGGCTGAAGCTCTTCCAGCACATCGGTTTTAACACGATACACGCTTAACGCGGACTGAAGGAGGTTGGTGACGCGATCGTGGATTTCCTGACTTGTCCCTTCCGGATTAAATTTTGGTTCCGTGCAAATTGGCAGATTCTTCACCTGCACCGGATAGTCGCACTCGTGCGATCGACCGACCAGGGCATCGGTGAGTCCAAGGCGGTGAACAATTTCTGTGGCGCTGGGAATGAGGGAGACGATGCGGGGCATGGTGGGTTGGGGGAATGGGGAGTAGGGGCAGGGGAGCAGGGGAGCAGGGAGCAGGGAAGAAAAGCAGTGAGTACAACGATAGACTAAATCACCCCTCATCCCTTGTTCCAATGCTCGTCCCTTGTTCCAATGCTCTGCGTTGGAATACCTTTAGGAGGCTCTGCCTCCCGATCGTGTAGCGGCAGAGCCGCTTTTCGGAGTATCTAGGCTGAGTCCAGACACCAGATTAACGAATGGCTATGGTCATACGCCAGACACGAGACTTCCAGATGGAAGTGAAGTAGAAATATCAAAAAAAAGACTGAGCAGAAATTCTACCCAGCCTCCGATTCACTTCTCTATCAACGTTTCCCTGAGGAAAAACTTAACGACTGACCCCCTGAGGAATGCTTTTACGCATCGTTCAGGGCAGCAATTCCTGGCAGCACTTTGCCTTCCAGCAGTTCCAGGCTGGCTCCACCGCCAGTCGAAATGTGGCTCATTTGATCTGCCAGACCGACTTTCTCTACGGCTGCAACCGAGTCACCGCCACCGATGATCGTGCAGGCACCCTTACCCGTGAGGGTCGCAAGGCTCTTGGCAACGGCTTCCGTGCCCTTGGCAAATTTGTCGAATTCAAACACGCCCATCGGACCATTCCAGATCACGGTCTTGCAGTCTGCCAGAGCGGCTTCAAACTCTTTGATCGAGTCGGGACCAATATCCAGACCCATCCAGCCGTCGGGGATATTGCTGATGCTGACGGTTTGAGCATTCGCATCGGGGGCGAAATTATCGGCAACCACGACATCCGTAGGCAGCACGAGCTGTACGCCCTTCTCTTTTGCTTTTGCTTCCAGCTTTTGTGCCAGTTCCAGGTACTCGTCCTCCACCAGGGATTTGCCCACGTTCAAGCCGCGTGCCTTGTAGAAGGTGAAGATCATACCGCCGCCGATCAGCAGTTTGTCTACTTTCTCCAGCAGGGTTTCGATCACGATGATTTTGCTGGATACCTTAGAACCACCGATGATGGCTGCGAGAGGACGCTGGGGTTCTTCGATCGCTCCCTGCAAATACTGCAATTCCTTCTCGATCAGGAAGCCTGCCACGCTGGGCTTGAGGTAGTGGGTTACACCTTCCGTTGAAGCATGGGCGCGGTGAGCGGTACCAAAAGCGTCGTTGACATATAGATCCGCTACGGACGCCAGATTCTTCGAGAATTCCGCATCGTTCTTTTCCTCTTCGGCGTAGAAGCGCACGTTTTCCAGCAGTGCCACGTCGCCATCCTTCAGACCTGCAATCGTGCTGGCGACCGCTTCACCGATACAGTCATCGCACTTGGTGACGGGCTGACCCAACAGCTCCGACAGACGAGTGGCAACGGGGGTGAGCCGCATACTGTCTACCACTTTCCCTTTGGGACGACCAAAGTGGCTGGCGAGAATGACCTTTGCCCCGTTGGAGGTGAGGTGCTGAATGGTGGGGAGCGCGGCACGAATCCGGGTGTCATCTGTAATGTTGCCCTGCTCATCCAGCGGCACGTTGAAGTCAACCCTTACAAAAACACGCTTTCCTGATAAATCCGCAGCAGATAAACTGTTCAGAGCTTTTTTTGCCACCGCTTAAACTCCCTTTGATGAGTCTTTTTACCTATCAGTATTGTAAAGTCTTATGGAGCATTTCTAAAAAACGATCGCATTTTCTTGACCAAACTTTGCTGAAAAAATCTGTAGCCGTTGAGTCTAGTAAACTGAGGGCAGGGCAAGTTCCATAGCCAAACGGAGAGGGGAAATGTTCAAGACGGTACTATTCCCGATCGACCACAGCCGAGAATCGCGGGAAGCCGTGGACACGGTCATCAACCTCGTTAAAACCTATAGCAGTCGTCTGGTACTGCTGTCCGTTGTGGAAGCTTTTGAAGGGGAAACCGCTACGGTTGCGGATCGGGAAAGAACCTCCCCGGAGGCAATCGCGCAGCTCCTCACCGAATTTAAATCCCTATTTCAGCAGCAGGGCATCGATACCGAGGCGATCGAGCGGGAGGGTGTTCCTGCCTTTGTGATCTGTGATGTGGCGGACGAGGTGGATGCCAATCTGATTGTGATGGGCTGTCGCGGACTGGGACTGACGGAAGAAGGAGCGTCTGAAAGCGTGACGAATCGAGTAATTAATCTGGCTCCCTGTGCGGTATTGGTTGTGCCGTAGGCTTAAACTTTTGCCTCAAATCTGGGCATTCTAAACTCCATCAACTCCCACAACGAATCGAACTTCGATCGCTGGATCTTGCGACGGATATTAATTAAATCCCTGTGCCTCTTTTGGCGATTGCTCTTATTATGAGTTAGGACTTTGTGACGGAAAGAAAGAATTGGCAGCTGCCGTCAATCAATCTCTAGCAAAGGCTTCCTGCTCTTTTTTCACCTTTGGCTGTGAGGATAGAAACGATGGGCAAATTTTCAGAATTTTCAGAAAGACAATCTCGATCGCCACGGATTGATCAGCGGGATCAGTCCCAGTTTTTGAGTCAGTTTTCTAAGTATGTTTTCCGATGTGGGCTGGGGCTTTTCTCGATCGTTGCAGGAATGGCTCCTAGCTATCAGGCAATGGCGCAAACGGCAACGCTGGAACCCACGATTCCCCAGGCATTCAACGATGCCTTTTACTCGAACGCCGACACCTTCTTTGGCAACCGTAGCCTGGGCGGACAGCTTTCGCTGATTCTTGGCATTCCCGGTTTTCCGGAAAACCAGATTCGGCGCGATGGTCGAGCAGTCGATCGGTTATATCAGGAAGTTCTGGAACAGCAGGTTGCCAGCGATCCCACGCTTCGCACTCCCGATTTGCCCAACCCATTTAGCGGTTCCCTGCTGACCACGCCGCTGATCGCCGCAGAAGAACCCATTCCCCCCGCTCCGCCGCCAGTCATTTTCCAGCAGCCCT from Leptolyngbya ohadii IS1 includes the following:
- a CDS encoding phosphoglycerate kinase codes for the protein MAKKALNSLSAADLSGKRVFVRVDFNVPLDEQGNITDDTRIRAALPTIQHLTSNGAKVILASHFGRPKGKVVDSMRLTPVATRLSELLGQPVTKCDDCIGEAVASTIAGLKDGDVALLENVRFYAEEEKNDAEFSKNLASVADLYVNDAFGTAHRAHASTEGVTHYLKPSVAGFLIEKELQYLQGAIEEPQRPLAAIIGGSKVSSKIIVIETLLEKVDKLLIGGGMIFTFYKARGLNVGKSLVEDEYLELAQKLEAKAKEKGVQLVLPTDVVVADNFAPDANAQTVSISNIPDGWMGLDIGPDSIKEFEAALADCKTVIWNGPMGVFEFDKFAKGTEAVAKSLATLTGKGACTIIGGGDSVAAVEKVGLADQMSHISTGGGASLELLEGKVLPGIAALNDA
- a CDS encoding chlorophyll a/b-binding protein, which gives rise to MESQQTKFGFTQFAETWNGRLAMLGFVIGIATEFLTGQGILSQLGLM
- a CDS encoding DUF1825 family protein; translation: MGFFDSEIVQQEAKNLFEDYQSLMRLGSDYGKFDREGKKLYIEKMEEMMDRYRVFMKRFELSEDFMAQMTVEQLKTQLGQFGVTPQQMFDQMHMTLERMKADVEKTS
- the sppA gene encoding signal peptide peptidase SppA; the protein is MRDFLKQILATVVGLTLFTAMSVGGLTALLFAVAFFSRDAAPEVAKDSILKLNLSQPISDGQQDEGNVLSEAISGNRSPQTVPLRTVLTTIEQAAQDDRIAGIYLSGDIPAVGLDSGYATLREVRQALQKFRDAGKPIVAYDDTGWSERGYYLASVASTILLNPSGQLEINGFNAETTLYGAALQKYGIGVQPLRAGKFKSAVEPFVRSAISPENRSETQSLLADLWSEFLTTTAKSRKVTPQQLQTIADRQGILLPEQAQSAKLVDRLAYDDEVTAELRKITKESEGDSFRQIDIDEYAEATAGNERQSGERIALVYAEGSIVSGRGGAGTIGGDRLSSTLRDIRQDEDIKAVVLRINSPGGSATASDLIAREVKLLRDKKPVIVSMGSYAASGGYQIATNANQIFASPTTVTGSIGVFGVLPNFQKIANTNGITWDSVKTGRFADLDTIARPKTPEELRVLQGVVNRLYDRFITLVADTRSIPKQKVAEIAQGRVWSGADAKQVGLVDEIGGIEDAIQAAAKAAKLGENWQVEEYPRRRSFEEQILSQFSSQILSSVLPPTETLTDPLSVKVQQIREDWDTLRSLNDPLGMYSRLPFTPTID
- a CDS encoding cobalamin-binding protein; this encodes MPRIVSLIPSATEIVHRLGLTDALVGRSHECDYPVQVKNLPICTEPKFNPEGTSQEIHDRVTNLLQSALSVYRVKTDVLEELQPTHILTQAQCEVCAVSLADVEQAVGTLVSSQPQIISLQPNRLSELWTDLDRVASAFGISAVALTADLQTRIDFCVEKTRLLSAAERPMVACIEWIEPLMAAGNWIPELVNLAGGQSLFGTVGQHSPWLKWEDLIQANPEAIVIMPCGFDLERTVQEARTLQQHPDWATLRAVQTDRVYVTDGNQYFNRPGPRLVDSLEILAEILHPNRFSFGYKGHGWRRFGDR
- a CDS encoding universal stress protein is translated as MFKTVLFPIDHSRESREAVDTVINLVKTYSSRLVLLSVVEAFEGETATVADRERTSPEAIAQLLTEFKSLFQQQGIDTEAIEREGVPAFVICDVADEVDANLIVMGCRGLGLTEEGASESVTNRVINLAPCAVLVVP